Proteins from a single region of Stappia sp. ES.058:
- a CDS encoding GFA family protein: MADERLQGGCLCGAVRFSAVPNAGEMGACHCSICRRWSGGVFMAVGCRGVEIEDPAAVGVYSSSGYGERVFCKKCGSSLIWRMRDGSHSSVSAQAFDDPRVFAFTSEIFIDEKPDSYSFADSTQKMTGAEVFALFAPNQDPQHG; this comes from the coding sequence ATGGCTGACGAGAGGCTTCAGGGCGGCTGTCTGTGTGGTGCCGTTCGGTTTTCCGCGGTGCCAAACGCCGGCGAGATGGGCGCGTGCCACTGTTCGATCTGTCGGCGATGGAGCGGAGGTGTCTTCATGGCGGTCGGATGCCGCGGCGTCGAGATCGAAGACCCCGCAGCGGTTGGTGTGTACTCTTCGTCCGGATACGGGGAGAGGGTGTTCTGCAAGAAATGTGGGTCCTCACTGATTTGGCGGATGCGTGACGGATCGCACAGCAGCGTGTCCGCACAGGCGTTCGACGATCCGAGGGTCTTCGCGTTCACTTCCGAGATCTTCATCGACGAAAAGCCGGACAGCTATTCGTTCGCCGATTCGACTCAGAAAATGACAGGTGCCGAGGTGTTCGCTCTCTTCGCGCCCAATCAGGATCCTCAACATGGCTGA
- a CDS encoding NADH-quinone oxidoreductase subunit D has product MAEAQVRNFNINFGPQHPAAHGVLRLVLELDGEVVTRVDPHIGLLHRGTEKLIEHKTYLQAVPYFDRLDYVAPMNQEHAFALAVERLLEVDVPKRGQLIRVLFSEIGRILSHLLNVTTQALDVGALTPPLWGFEPREELMVFYERACGARMHAAFVRPGGVHQDLPGALLDDIWDFCDPFLKTLDDIEGLLTDNRIFKQRNVDIAVVSLEDAWARGFSGVMVRGSGAAWDLRKSQPYECYSELDFDIPVGKNGDCYDRYLIRMEEMRQSVRLMKQCLEKLTVEQGPISAIDGKIVPPTRGEMKRSMEALIHHFKLYTEGYRVPEGEVYAAVEAPKGEFGVYLVADGSNKPYRCKIKAPGFAHLQAMDFLCRGHMLADVSAILGSLDIVFGEVDR; this is encoded by the coding sequence ATGGCTGAGGCTCAGGTCCGGAATTTTAACATTAACTTCGGCCCGCAACATCCGGCGGCGCATGGCGTTTTGCGTCTGGTGCTCGAACTGGACGGCGAGGTGGTCACGCGTGTCGATCCGCATATCGGCCTGCTGCATCGCGGCACCGAAAAGCTGATCGAGCACAAGACCTATCTGCAGGCCGTCCCGTATTTCGATCGCCTCGACTATGTAGCGCCGATGAATCAAGAGCATGCTTTCGCGCTCGCCGTGGAGCGGTTGCTCGAGGTCGATGTGCCGAAGCGTGGTCAGTTGATCCGCGTGCTTTTTTCGGAAATCGGCCGGATCCTGTCTCACCTTTTGAACGTGACGACGCAGGCGCTCGACGTCGGCGCGCTGACGCCGCCGCTGTGGGGGTTCGAGCCGCGCGAAGAGCTGATGGTGTTTTACGAACGCGCCTGCGGCGCGCGCATGCACGCGGCCTTCGTGCGTCCGGGCGGGGTCCATCAGGACCTGCCAGGGGCCCTTCTCGACGATATCTGGGATTTCTGCGATCCCTTTCTGAAGACCCTCGACGACATCGAAGGGCTGTTGACGGACAACCGCATCTTCAAGCAGCGCAACGTCGACATCGCCGTCGTGTCGCTGGAAGACGCCTGGGCGCGCGGGTTTTCCGGCGTGATGGTACGCGGCTCGGGCGCCGCCTGGGACTTGCGCAAATCGCAGCCCTACGAGTGCTATTCGGAGCTTGATTTCGACATTCCCGTCGGCAAGAACGGCGATTGCTACGACCGCTACCTGATCCGCATGGAAGAGATGCGCCAATCCGTGCGCCTGATGAAGCAGTGCCTGGAAAAACTGACCGTAGAACAAGGCCCGATCTCCGCCATCGATGGCAAGATTGTTCCGCCCACACGCGGTGAGATGAAGAGGTCGATGGAAGCACTGATCCATCACTTCAAGCTCTACACCGAAGGTTATCGCGTGCCCGAAGGTGAGGTGTATGCCGCCGTCGAGGCGCCCAAGGGCGAGTTCGGCGTCTATCTGGTCGCCGACGGAAGCAACAAGCCCTATCGCTGCAAGATAAAGGCGCCGGGTTTTGCGCATCTGCAGGCGATGGATTTCCTGTGCCGGGGGCATATGCTGGCCGATGTGTCGGCCATCCTCGGATCCCTTGAT
- a CDS encoding NADH-quinone oxidoreductase subunit C encodes MDETLAELGEHIQAALGDTVDSVTVAFGELTLEVRASEIVQALRFLRDDTSCLFVNLTDICGVDFPSRDKRFDVVYHFLSPKQNLRIRVKLKADDETPVPSIVDVFPGAEWFEREIYDMYGVLFSGHPDLRRILTDYGFDGYPLRKDFPLTGYVEVRYDDEKKRVVYEAVRLNQEFRDFDFMSPWEGTDYVLPGDEKAS; translated from the coding sequence ATGGACGAAACGCTCGCTGAACTTGGCGAACACATTCAGGCGGCGCTCGGAGATACGGTCGACAGCGTGACTGTTGCCTTCGGCGAGTTGACACTTGAGGTGCGCGCCTCGGAAATCGTCCAGGCGTTGCGTTTCCTGCGCGATGACACGAGCTGTCTCTTCGTCAATCTGACGGATATCTGTGGCGTCGATTTTCCGAGCCGGGACAAGCGGTTCGATGTGGTTTACCACTTTCTCTCGCCGAAACAGAACCTGCGCATACGCGTGAAGCTCAAGGCCGACGATGAAACTCCGGTTCCCTCCATCGTCGACGTTTTTCCCGGCGCGGAGTGGTTTGAGCGCGAGATCTACGACATGTATGGCGTGTTGTTCTCGGGCCATCCGGATCTGCGCCGCATCCTGACGGACTACGGGTTCGACGGCTATCCCCTGCGCAAGGATTTCCCGCTGACCGGCTATGTCGAGGTTCGCTACGACGACGAAAAAAAGCGGGTGGTCTATGAGGCGGTGCGACTCAATCAGGAATTCCGCGATTTCGATTTCATGTCGCCATGGGAAGGCACGGACTATGTGCTGCCGGGTGACGAGAAAGCGAGTTGA